CCCTTCCCTTCGAGTTCCGTCCGGAGGGCGGAGTAATTTTCGATGATCCCGTTGTGGACGACCGCTACGTTCTCCGTTGCGTGGGGATGGGAGTTCACGTCGGAGGGCTTGCCGTGCGTCGCCCACCGCGTGTGGCCGATGCCGCAGCTGCCCGTGATGTCCTCGGAGAACACCACCTTCTCGAGGTTGATGATCTTCCCCTCCTTCTTCCTCACGTGAAGGTCGCCGGAACCGGAGATCAGCGCCAGCCCGGCCGAGTCATACCCCCGGTACTCGAGACGTCTCAGCCCGTCGAGGAGGATGGGCACGCAATCCCTGGTTCCCGAGTAGCCGATAATTCCGCACATGGATTACCCTCTTTTTTTCTTCTCTCTCTTCGGGATCTCGAGGCCCGCTTTCTTTATCAGCTCGGGCTTCTTCCTGATAACCCAGTTCGCTATGTTCTGCTGCTTCGCCCTCGACAGGGCCAGGGCGAAGGGAGGGACGTCATCGGTGACGGTGGCTCCCGCGCCGATAACGGCACCCCTGCCTATTTTCACGGGCGCAACCAACTGGGTGTCGCTGCCGACGAAGACCCCGTCCCCGATCACCGTTTCATGTTTCGCAATCCCATCGTAGTTGCACGTGATCGTACCGGCGCCGATGTTCACCTGCGCTCCCACCGTCGAATCTCCCACGTAGGCCAGGTGGTTTGCCTTCGAGCCCTTTCCGATCCTCGATTTCTTTACTTCCACGAAGTTCCCGATGCGGGCACCCTCCATGAGGACGGATTCCGGCCGCAGGTGGGCAAACGGACCGACCCTCGCCCCCTTCCCCACAACGGCCTGTATCACCACGGAGTAGGGGAGTATCTCGGCGGCCTCCCTGATGTCGCTCCCCTCTATGTAAACGCCCGTACCCAGCCGTACGTTCTTTCCTATCCTCGTGGCACCCCGTATCACCACACCCGGCTCGATCACCGTGTCGGCCCCGACCTTCACATCGGGCCCGACATAGGAGTTGTAGGGGTCCTCGATCGTCACGCCACCCCGCATCAGGCTCTCGGCTACCCGGAGGGTGACAACCCCCGCGGCAAAAGCCAGCTCCTCCCGGGAGTTGATCCCGACGATTTCGTCCGAATCGGGAACGAGGTACCCGGAAACCTTCTCCCCCGCGAAGAACGCCCGGTACACGAGGTCGGTGAGTAAGTACTCCTTCTGGACGTTTTCGGGTACGAGCGACTCTATGTTCTCGAGCAAAAACTTCCTGCTGAAGACGTAGCTTCCCGAGTTGATCTCGTTTATCGACCTCTCTTCGGCGCTGGCGTCCTTTTCCTCCACGATTCTGGCGATCGCTCCCGACGGCTCCCGGATCACCCTCCCGTACCCCGACGGGTCTTCGAGAAGCCCCGTTAAGACCGTCACGGCGGCCTTTTCCCTGCGGTGAAGCCTGACAAGCTTTTTCAGGGTATCGGCCCGAACCAGGGGGGCATCGCCGCAGAGGACGAGAACGTCCCTGTCGCTCTTTTTGATATCCCGTATCGCGGCACGGACCGCATCGCCCGTGCCGAGCTGTTTCTCCTGCAGGGCATAGGTCACGCCCCTCCCCGCGATCTTGCCTTCCACGATCTCCCTGCCGTACCCCACCACCACGACCACCTCTTTCGCCCCCGCTTTTTTGACCTCGTCGACGACGTAGTTGACCATCGCCTTCCCGAGAATCTCGTGGGCTACCTTCGGAAGGGCGGACTTCATTCTCGTCCCCGAGCCCGCGGCAAGGATGACGGCTTGGCATTTTTTCATAAAAAATGTCCCCCGGTGCTGTAAAATTTGCTAAAAATACTACAGAAACACATATTACAAATTTTTTCGGCAAAGGTGAAGGAGAAATGAACCCACAGGTAGAACTCGCGAGCCTGGAGATACAGATCGAGGAGCTGAGGAAGAAATACGACCTCTTCTTCCAGGGGATTTTGCGCGTCGAGCCGGCCAAGGAGCGCAAGGAGCTGGAGACGAGGCTGAGAAGGCTGGGGCAGAGAAGCATCCCCAACACATCAGACCAGTTCAAGTTCAACGCCCTGCAGGCCCGTTTCCACAGCTACCAGAACATGTGGACCAGGATCGTTTCCGGGATCGAAGAGGGGCGGATCGAGCGCGACGCGGGAGGACGGGTGGCCTTCCAGTCCCAGGGCCCCGTCGAGGAAGAGAACATGAGCCAGGCCTACCTCGACTTCCTCAGCGCCAAGAAAGAGCTCAACCAGGACTGCGACGGTATCGATTTCTCCGCATTCAGGGAAAAGCTTCTCAGCAGGGCAATGGACATCTCGGAAAAGCAGGGATGCAGAAAGGTCGAGTTCCGGGTGGTCGTCGAAGAGGGCAAGGCCAAGATAAAAGCCCTGAAAAAGTAACCCGCCGCACCTGATCTGTCGATCCGGTGGCCGTTTTTATCCCGAGGCCTGCAGCCTTACCAGCGCCCTCCGTAACTTTGCCTCTAATTTGACGTAGAGCTCATCGCCGAGAGAGAGGCCTTCGAGGCCCTTTTCGGCCCTCTCCAGGGCCCGCCTCGCACGCTCCACGTCGATCTCCCTCCCGAACTCAGCCGTCCGTGCGAGAATGACCACCTTGTTTTCGAGCACCTCGGCGAAGCCGCCGGACACGGCGAGCTGCGTCTCATCCGTGCCGGAGCGGTACCTGAGAATGCCGATGTCGAGCAGGGCCAGGAAGGGGGTGTGCTCGGGAAGGACCCCGAACTCTCCGAGATGCCCGGGAGCGATCACCTCGTCCACGTCCTCGGATAAAAGCAGCCTCTCCGGTGTCACTATTTCGAGCCTGATGCGCTCTTCCATGCCGTTACTCTTCCTCGAGGAGCTTTTTGCCCTTCTCTACTGCCTCCTCGATCGTACCCACCATGTAGAAGGCCTGCTCGGGAAGGTCGTCGTGCTTCCCCTCCACGATCTCTTCGAACCCCTTGATGGTATCCTCGAGCTTCACGTATTTTCCGGGCTGCCCGGTAAAGGCCTCGGCAACGAAAAAGGGCTGCGAGAGAAACCGCTGTATCTTCCTCGCCCGGGAAACGATCAGCCGGTCATCCTCCGAGAGCTCATCCATTCCCAGAATCGCAATGATGTCCTGGAGGTCCTTGTAGCGCTGGAGAATCCTCTGGACCGAACGGGCAACACGGTAGTGATCCTCGCCGATGACGCCCGGATCCATGACCCGCGACGTGGAGTCGAGGGGGTCCACGGCGGGGTAAATGCCAAGCTCCGCTATCTGCCGCGAAAGCACGGTCGTCGCATCCAGGTGTGAGAAGGTCGTCGCCGGCGCGGGGTCCGTCAGGTCGTCCGCGGGGACGTAAATCGCCTGCACGGAGGTGATGGACCCCTTGTTCGTGGAGGTAATGCGCTCCTGCAACTCGCCCAGGTCCGTTGAGAGGGTGGGCTGGTAACCGACGGCCGAGGGGATCCTGCCGAGAAGCGCCGAAACCTCGGAGCCGGCCTGGGTAAACCTGAAGATGTTGTCGATGAAGAGGAGGACATCCTGCCCCTCCTCGTCCCTGAAGTATTCCGCGGCAGTGAGGGCAGTCAGGCCGACCCGCGCCCTGGCGCCCGGCGGCTCGTTCATCTGCCCGTAGATGAGAACGGCCTTGCTCAGGACCTTCGACTCCTTCATCTCGATCCAGAGGTCGTTCCCTTCCCGCGTGCGCTCACCGACGCCGCCGAAGACGGAGAACCCGCCGTGCTCGATGGCGATGTTGTGGATCAGCTCCATGATGATGACCGTCTTTCCGACGCCCGCTCCCCCGAAGAGCCCGACCTTTCCGCCCTTCTGATAGGGCTCGAGAAGGTCCACCACCTTGATGCCCGTTTCGAGAATCTCCACCTTCGTCGACTGCTCCTCGAAGGAGGGCGCATCACGGTGTATGGGGTAGCGCTTCTCGGAGACGATCTCGCCGAGCTCGTCCACCGGATCGCCGACCACGTTCATGATCCTCCCGAGGGTTTCGGGACCCACGGGAACCGTTATCGGCCCGCCCGTGTCCCGTGCCTCGATGCCCCGGACAAGGCCCTCCGTTGAGTCCATAGCGATACAGCGCACGACGTTGTTCCCCAGGTGCTGGGCGACCTCCACCACGAGGTTCCACTCCTTGTCGCTGATGCTGGGATTGGTCAGGTGTACGCCGTTGAACAGAGCGGGCAGCTTCCCCGGCTCGAAGGCAACGTCCACGACAGGCCCGATGACCTGGACGACTCTTCCTATGTTCATAATCCACTTCCTCCTGCTGCAGTTTTCCCTCCCCTGGGGAGGTGTGTACCCGATGGTTCTATCCGTGCTCGATCGCCTCTTTGCCGCCGATGATCTCCATCAGCTCCTTCGTGATAGAGGCCTGCCTTGCCCTGTTCATCTGCAGGGTAAGCTTATCGATCATTTCGCTCGCATTGTTCGTTGCCGCGTCCATGGCCGTCATCCTCGCACCGTGCTCGCCCGCCGCCGATTCGAGAAGGTAGCGGAAAATCTGGGTCGCCACGTAGCGCGGAAGGAGCGTCGCGAGGATCTCGTCCTTTCCCGGCTCGAAGATGAACTCCACGGGAAACTCATCCTCCTTCCTCTCCACTTCTATGGGAAGCAGCTTCTCCACCGTCACTCTCTGGGATATGACCGACCTGAACTCGTTGAAATAGACGATGAGCTCGTCTATCTCCCCGCGGAGAAAGTCATCCGTCACCTCCCGCGAGAGCTCTTCCGCCACGGCAAAGGTCACGTTCGCCAGGACGTTCAGGTAATCCTTCTTTATGTTTTTCCGCCGCCTCCTGAAGAACTCGCTCGCCTTCCTTCCCACCGTGTAGATGCCCACCTCTTCGAAGCTGCCTTCCTCCCGCTGGAGGTGGGTGTAGAGCTCCTTTATGACGCTGCTGTTGAAG
The genomic region above belongs to Deltaproteobacteria bacterium and contains:
- the glmU gene encoding UDP-N-acetylglucosamine diphosphorylase/glucosamine-1-phosphate N-acetyltransferase, which produces MKKCQAVILAAGSGTRMKSALPKVAHEILGKAMVNYVVDEVKKAGAKEVVVVVGYGREIVEGKIAGRGVTYALQEKQLGTGDAVRAAIRDIKKSDRDVLVLCGDAPLVRADTLKKLVRLHRREKAAVTVLTGLLEDPSGYGRVIREPSGAIARIVEEKDASAEERSINEINSGSYVFSRKFLLENIESLVPENVQKEYLLTDLVYRAFFAGEKVSGYLVPDSDEIVGINSREELAFAAGVVTLRVAESLMRGGVTIEDPYNSYVGPDVKVGADTVIEPGVVIRGATRIGKNVRLGTGVYIEGSDIREAAEILPYSVVIQAVVGKGARVGPFAHLRPESVLMEGARIGNFVEVKKSRIGKGSKANHLAYVGDSTVGAQVNIGAGTITCNYDGIAKHETVIGDGVFVGSDTQLVAPVKIGRGAVIGAGATVTDDVPPFALALSRAKQQNIANWVIRKKPELIKKAGLEIPKREKKKRG
- the atpD gene encoding F0F1 ATP synthase subunit beta, which encodes MNIGRVVQVIGPVVDVAFEPGKLPALFNGVHLTNPSISDKEWNLVVEVAQHLGNNVVRCIAMDSTEGLVRGIEARDTGGPITVPVGPETLGRIMNVVGDPVDELGEIVSEKRYPIHRDAPSFEEQSTKVEILETGIKVVDLLEPYQKGGKVGLFGGAGVGKTVIIMELIHNIAIEHGGFSVFGGVGERTREGNDLWIEMKESKVLSKAVLIYGQMNEPPGARARVGLTALTAAEYFRDEEGQDVLLFIDNIFRFTQAGSEVSALLGRIPSAVGYQPTLSTDLGELQERITSTNKGSITSVQAIYVPADDLTDPAPATTFSHLDATTVLSRQIAELGIYPAVDPLDSTSRVMDPGVIGEDHYRVARSVQRILQRYKDLQDIIAILGMDELSEDDRLIVSRARKIQRFLSQPFFVAEAFTGQPGKYVKLEDTIKGFEEIVEGKHDDLPEQAFYMVGTIEEAVEKGKKLLEEE
- the atpG gene encoding ATP synthase F1 subunit gamma gives rise to the protein MSSLRAIRKRITSVKNTQQITKAMKMVSAARLRRAQDAIMAARPYAFKIREAVFDLAYRVDVTAHPLLSPRDVQKQGVLIITSDRGLCGSFNSSVIKELYTHLQREEGSFEEVGIYTVGRKASEFFRRRRKNIKKDYLNVLANVTFAVAEELSREVTDDFLRGEIDELIVYFNEFRSVISQRVTVEKLLPIEVERKEDEFPVEFIFEPGKDEILATLLPRYVATQIFRYLLESAAGEHGARMTAMDAATNNASEMIDKLTLQMNRARQASITKELMEIIGGKEAIEHG
- a CDS encoding F0F1 ATP synthase subunit epsilon, which codes for MEERIRLEIVTPERLLLSEDVDEVIAPGHLGEFGVLPEHTPFLALLDIGILRYRSGTDETQLAVSGGFAEVLENKVVILARTAEFGREIDVERARRALERAEKGLEGLSLGDELYVKLEAKLRRALVRLQASG